The genomic region cctctctgggcaacctgttccagtgtctcaccaccctcactgtaagaaatttcttccttatatctagtctaaatcaACCCTCTTTTAGCTTAAAACCAAGAGCCTTTGTCCTGCAGcaacaggccctgctaaaaagaTCTGAGATACTAAAGTAGCTAGCAAACCCCTTTGCTACTAGCTGCTGTACCCCTGAACCAAACCACTTCTTAAAGACCAGAGAGTGAAGTCTTAAGGCAGTGCAATACAACTTCTTTATAGATTACTGCTTTCCCAATGTTTCTTATGGTAAAtcaataaagattttttttctctctgagaaaaaagccatttttctgGCTGAAAATGAAAGCCAGAGCCATTTGGCTGAGCCATTACCTTTCAAAAAAGTGCTGCCACAGGGCTttgcaggaaaataataataattaaaaaaaaaaatctcacttttgGTATACTTTGTTAGGAAACCAAACTAACCAGCACAACAAATTTTTCCTCACTTGACCACCACTTAAGTGAAAGAAGACTTCTCACATAAGCGGGAAGTTCTTCTTTCTTGGAAACCTTGAACCTGCTGCCAGTAAATATGGAGCTATCATTTAGCAAAACGTCACAGATTATTGTGGTCAAATTTTGTTGAAAGTGGAGCAAGATGTataaaaaagcagagcaacagTAGTGATCAGCCAGCACATGAGCAATAGGTTATCTACGTGAGCATCTCTGCGCAGAAGCTGCTTGAGGGTTAACAAAATTAGGTTAACCTCTGTCATCTAACCAGTCCTGTTGTATCACATATGCTGCTGTGACTGTAGAGGCATAAAGATTTGGGAGTGAAGATGAAAGTATATTCTATTTTcagttctggggtttttttggttctgcTTTGTCTTATCACTGTGGAAGGCAAAAAGTCACCTACAGGAAGGCATACCTGCCGAAAAGGACTCCTCTCCCAAGTGACAGAGAACCTGTATATCAAGGCAACTAGTTTAAAATCATCTATTCCTGTAAGTTGATCCCACTAGTTGAAAAGTTTACTTGATTTATAGATGCTTCTTTACCAGATTCATTACTGAGCACCTGGAAACATTAATAAGCCAAATAGTCTCTGCAGTCCTGAGAGACAGAGTGATGCTGCTACTTCTTTCATAAAgttggggaaaaagaagatgCATAGAGAGATGGGATGAATTTGCCAAGAGTTTTACATGGAAGAGGTCTGGAGCTAGGCTGGGGTTGGAGCAGATTTACTGAGTCCTCATCCTATATTTGAACaagatgatgatgatttttattatttttttattattattattttggacAAACCAGACTTAAAACTCtgtttcccttcctctgcttaGGTTATTTAATACCAGTGTAttatattttacagaaagatCTCATCAAGAACACAAGACTGCttaaaaagacaacaaaagTGCTATTTATGGTAAGATTTATACTActggctttcctttttcttactttGATTTTCCTTTGGTCTGTAGAGATAGGAATACATGAAACACAAAAGGTTAACAAAATCCTCTACTTAGAGGAAGTGGGTTATCTCTGCCCCATaggaagggaagagctgagcaTGGTATGGGGAGAAAGAGGTGAATTCAGTAAGCATGGCTGGAGGCACTTCTCTCCAGGAGACTCTGAAAGGAGCAGCTTTGGGTTTTGACCTCTGCAGGTGCACTGGAAGAGGGAGATCAGAGTTCCTCAGTGTGATTCAACATGGGAGTGAGCCTTGGGGTGCCTATTTGTAAGTGACTACAAGTATGTGAGATATATTAGCTCCCTTAACACAGAGATTTAGTGAGCAGGGCCAACGGAGTCAGTTTATCCTTAAGTAGAGACCCACTGGCCTTTGAACCCTCCTGGATCTCATTGATTACCTTGGGAATGAAGGCTCCTTAACTTGCCTGTGGGACCTACACATGGGCACCTGCATTTAGATGGCTTAATCTGCAGCTGCATTGCCCTCCTGGTGGAATTTCATACCTGATACTTGATTCCATTGCCTAGAAATAGTCACAGAGCCATTTGAAATACTTTTGGGCACCCAAGAGATCCCACAGACCAGGCTGATAACACAGTGTGTAGAGGGTGAGTGGTCCCTTCTGGAGCAGCAGTTGGGGATGAGCAGGATACCTTACAGCATCTCAAATGGTATGGGACTCTAATGTGGAGGAATGGAGAAATAACATCCACAGTGACTCCTACAATTTGGCCAAGATAGTCTGACTTAACTCTTCAATTAATCTTCCATCTATTCTTTGTGTGTTAAATAGATCTGTTGCTGTCAGTTCTGTTCATGGTTGGTCTTACCAATACCCTGTTGTCTACCAGCACTAcatcctccttcctttttcttcagaaacaacATCAAGctaaaaaagttaaaacatcAAGTTTAAcatcaagttaaaaaaaaaacataacaaaacccccaaaaaccaaaagcaatcCGATGGCATACAAAAAttcatgaaaatgtttttattgattttatgCTTTCTGAACATGCATATTTTTACAAGGCTGCCACTTTAGGCCAAAGTTGATTTGCAAGGTGTTAATTTGGCAATTCTTTACCTACTTTGTTTTCAGACAAACTGCAGGGTTCGAGATGAACTCCTCTCCTTctacatgaaaaatgttttcagtcaTCTTGGAGCAGGAAGAGACAAATTGTACATTATTAGTGCCTTCCAGGTCCTGCAAACGAATATGAATGCCTGTGTGAGTATATTCCTGAGAGCCAAACTAACTTTGCCCAGATGAAAGGCTTGGGAAGGGCTCCATTTCAGCTCTTCAGCAGATAGAGGGTGATTCAGAGTCACAGTGTGCACCACATCACAAAGGACCCAACTTCCTAAGGGCTTCCCCACTGGGGGCAGGGATGTTTAGCACCACTTATTTCCTCTCCTGTGGGGAGCAGGCAAGGTGGTGGAGATACCATGGAGACACTTCCCTGATGATGATGTCCCTTTGTGCTGCCCTCTTAGCACCAAAGCTGCACAGAGGAAGAGTAATCACTGGGAGAAAGGTGATTCCTCAGGTTCCAGGGGTGTACCACTGGTTATACTTTCCTTCTTCAACAGTGCACCCACTGGACATGTGTAAATTTTACTCACATGCCATTTCTGCTCCTCCAAACTGAGTTCTGGAAAAGCTGGTGGTGTCTCATAAGTAAGCAGGGGCTGCAATTGGAGAAGCTTCCCTGTGTTGGCTGTGTCTACAGCTGGGGCAGGTTGTCAGGGAGTGATGCTGCTCACTGGCAAAATGTCCCTGGAGGGGATCCAGGTGCTACAGGGAAGAGGCACTTCTACCAACCTCATGTCATCATCCCATCCTATAAAATAACAATGGGACAGCACTTAAAGTGCCCTTTTATCCATGAAAATACACACACCAACATGCGATGATGCTAAGACAAGACTGTCGCTTGTGGGTCATttatcttcttattttttaagataGGTAAATAGCAACACAGTGTGGCTTAAAACTTTATGCCCTATTTTCTCCCCTGAACCTGCAGTCCTCGTAAGTCAGTGTCCCAGAAAGTGGAGTGTGACTTAGGGTGAAATGTAGCTGTGGATATCCAACCAAACGTCTGCAGTAATTTTCAAAAGTGAAGGGAGGATGGGAAGTCAATGGAAGAGTAATGAATTAAAACTTTGTCAAATCTGACCTGTATGatagcatgaaagaaaaggaaattggTTCCCCATGTACACAAATATTTGCAATGCAAAAATTAGCAGCTTCAGATCTTGCAGAGGTAGAGGTCAGAACACAAATGGAATATTTGTATAATGTAAAAAGATTCAAATCTCAGTGGGAGAAAACTCCGCCAGGTTCAGCTTCTGCATTTAAACCCACAGTAAAGAGTTGTAATTTACAGTCAGTATTCACACTGCTGCAGTTATCTGTCAAAATTCTAGATACTGTATGCTACTGTATACATGTAATATGTATGCTATTTCACTTTTGTCTGGAAAAGCAATTACACATTTACAAGTGCACTGAAGGGTTCAGACTGTCAATTGTGACTAAATTTATAATATTAGTTATTCTGAAACATCATCAAGGACTGGACCTTGCCA from Heliangelus exortis chromosome 1, bHelExo1.hap1, whole genome shotgun sequence harbors:
- the IL26 gene encoding interleukin-26 — protein: MKVYSIFSSGVFLVLLCLITVEGKKSPTGRHTCRKGLLSQVTENLYIKATSLKSSIPKDLIKNTRLLKKTTKVLFMTNCRVRDELLSFYMKNVFSHLGAGRDKLYIISAFQVLQTNMNACLPCAPSTRLTSAVKKLKKTFLKLGEKGIYKAIHELDILLPWIQAYIRTIL